In the genome of Nitrospiraceae bacterium, the window CGCTTTCAATGTCGGATTGCCGGGGAAAAGTGGGGTGGGTGGTGAAATTGTCGGGGTGATCCCAAACCGGCTCACGGTTGCCGTCTGGTCCCCCGGTTTAAACGAAAAGGGCAATTCATTCGCGGGACAATACGCACTCGAATTATTTACCACCAAAACCGGTGTGTCGATTTTCTGAATCAGACATCAGCCTTCCCACAAGTATGACCCAAGGCTTCTTATGATCAAACCATTTGAGATGGGCGAACAGTCGTGATGTCACCAATCATAAGAATGTGCCTCCACCATAAAAACCAAGAGCCCGGCCCGCAACCGGAAAACTCTCAACCGCTGGATCAGCCAACAACAAGCGCCCATGCAATACCGGCAGAAACTGTTGAATAATTCGTATTTCTTTTAGTTTAACGCTCTACCATATTATTGTGTGGCAATCGAGAACAATGAGGAAGGGTTCAAAAATCCCCGTCCAGGAAGGCCGCAGCCGCTTGGGCGAGCGGAGTATACGGAGGAGTGCGTGAGCACGGCCAAGGGGCGAGAACGCTGGTGGCGGCCTTTTTCAACACTCCCCAACAGCTTTCTGTGTCTGCTCATGGCATTCGGCGGACCTGTAGCCTTAACAGCTCAAGATGCGGAATTCGCAGATGAAAAGCGAAACGAGGTGTTTGTCCCGGGGAGCCCGGTCACCAACCAAAGCGTAGAGGCAGGACTTCTCAAAAGACGAAACGCACTTCGATCATCTCCGGAGTTTCAGAAACATGATGCTCCCACCCATTTACGACTGGCGGACATGCTGAGTCAGCAAGGTGATCCAAACGGCGCAATTGAAGAATATCATGCCGCCATTCAATTTAATTCGAACCTGGCTGAAGCGTACCGGGGGCTTGGGGCTGTATACATCGATACCCACCAATGGCGCCATGCGGAAGACGCGTTGCGAGCTAGCGCAGGATTAGACGCGACCAACAACCAAACCTATTACTGGTTGGGCCGAACCCTGATGGCGCAACGCAAATTTTCTGGCGCCGAAGCCGCCTTCACCACAGCAACCGTCCTGAATCCACAGGATGCCGAAGCGTTCTCCGATCTTGGATTAGTCCTGATGGCCCAAAGTCAGGCGTTGGAAGCCGGCAAGGCTTTGACCCGGGCCATTCAAGTCCGGCCGGACTATGCCGAGGCTCACCATCGACTCGAATTACTTCGTGCATCGCAACCGGACCCCGAGCAACTGACCCTGGCGGCCCTTGAAATTT includes:
- a CDS encoding tetratricopeptide repeat protein; amino-acid sequence: MSTAKGRERWWRPFSTLPNSFLCLLMAFGGPVALTAQDAEFADEKRNEVFVPGSPVTNQSVEAGLLKRRNALRSSPEFQKHDAPTHLRLADMLSQQGDPNGAIEEYHAAIQFNSNLAEAYRGLGAVYIDTHQWRHAEDALRASAGLDATNNQTYYWLGRTLMAQRKFSGAEAAFTTATVLNPQDAEAFSDLGLVLMAQSQALEAGKALTRAIQVRPDYAEAHHRLELLRASQPDPEQLTLAALEILNLLFKRE